One Oryza glaberrima chromosome 10, OglaRS2, whole genome shotgun sequence DNA segment encodes these proteins:
- the LOC127752505 gene encoding 2-oxoglutarate-dependent dioxygenase 11-like isoform X3: MAEARTIGSISVPNVQELAGTCNGTDEEIPERYIRPEVSSDEVIKNNHGDMSIPIIDLDKLISPQSSQEECVKLISACQYWGFFQLINHGVPDEVIANLKNDLVEFFSQPLDAKKEYSQLPNNLEGYGQAFVVSDNQKLDWADMLYLQVCPTDSRDLRFWPNYPASFRHSIDAYSSETENIGLCLLQFMAKAVGVEPKSLLSVFEGQARGLRMNYYPPCLKADKVLGLSPHTDPGGLTLLLQVNDVQGLQINKDGKWFSVNALNGALIVNIGDTLEILSNGKFRSVEHRAVVHPSRERISAALFYYPCQDLVISPLPDFVKDGKVKYKTISYQDLLTEYFTAELDGRNRLEKMKLEP; the protein is encoded by the exons ATGGCAGAAGCAAGAACCATTGGTTCTATCTCGGTGCCTAATGTGCAGGAGCTTGCAGGAACTTGCAATGGCACAGATGAGGAGATACCTGAAAGATACATCAGGCCAGAAGTTAGTTCCGACGAGGTCATTAAGAACAACCACGGTGATATGTCGATTCCGATCATCGATCTTGACAAGTTGATTTCTCCTCAATCATCACAAGAGGAGTGTGTCAAGCTGATATCTGCCTGCCAGTATTGGGGGTTCTTTCAG CTCATCAACCATGGAGTGCCAGATGAAGTGATTGCAAATCTCAAGAACGACTTGGTTGAGTTTTTCAGTCAGCCACTGGATGCCAAGAAGGAATACTCACAGCTGCCCAATAACCTTGAAGGTTATGGACAGGCCTTCGTTGTGTCCGACAACCAGAAACTAGACTGGGCAGACATGCTATACCTTCAAGTCTGTCCTACCGATTCAAGGGACTTGAGATTCTGGCCCAATTACCCTGCCTCTTTCAG GCATTCCATTGATGCATACTCATCAGAGACAGAAAATATTGGACTCTGTCTGCTGCAATTCATGGCCAAGGCCGTTGGTGTTGAGCCGAAGTCGTTGTTAAGTGTATTTGAAGGGCAAGCTAGGGGTTTGAGGATGAACTACTATCCACCGTGCTTGAAAGCTGACAAGGTGTTGGGTTTGTCACCGCACACTGATCCAGGTGGCTTGACACTGCTTCTCCAGGTGAATGATGTACAGGGCCTGCAGATCAACAAGGATGGCAAATGGTTCTCCGTGAATGCTCTGAATGGTGCACTCATCGTTAACATTGGCGACACACTTGAG ATCCTGAGTAATGGAAAGTTCAGAAGTGTTGAGCACAGGGCCGTGGTACATCCAAGCAGAGAGAGGATTTCAGCGGCACTGTTCTACTATCCGTGCCAGGATCTGGTGATCAGCCCTCTGCCGGACTTTGTGAAAGATGGTAAAGTGAAATACAAAACAATAAGCTACCAGGATTTGCTGACAGAGTACTTCACAGCAGAGCTTGATGGAAGGAACCGGCTAGAGAAAATGAAGCTGGAACCGTAG
- the LOC127752505 gene encoding 2-oxoglutarate-dependent dioxygenase 11-like isoform X4, giving the protein MAEARTIGSISVPNVQELAGTCNGTDEQIPERYIRPEVSSDEVIKNNHGDMSIPIIDLDKLISPQSSQEECVKLISACQYWGFFQLINHGVPDEVIANLKNDLVEFFSQPLDAKKEYSQLPNNLEGYGQAFVVSDNQKLDWADMLYLQVCPTDSRDLRFWPNYPASFRHSIDAYSSETENIGLCLLQFMAKAVGVEPKSLLSVFEGQARGLRMNYYPPCLKADKVLGLSPHTDPGGLTLLLQVNDVQGLQINKDGKWFSVNALNGALIVNIGDTLEILSNGKFRSVEHRAVVHPSRERISAALFYYPCQDLVISPLPDFVKDGKVKYKTISYQDLLTEYFTAELDGRNRLEKMKLEP; this is encoded by the exons ATGGCAGAAGCAAGAACCATTGGTTCTATCTCGGTGCCTAATGTGCAAGAGCTTGCAGGAACTTGCAATGGCACAGATGAGCAGATACCTGAAAGATACATCAGGCCAGAAGTTAGTTCCGACGAGGTCATCAAGAACAACCACGGTGATATGTCGATTCCGATCATCGATCTCGACAAGTTGATTTCTCCTCAATCATCACAAGAGGAGTGTGTCAAGCTGATATCTGCCTGCCAGTATTGGGGGTTCTTTCAG CTCATCAACCATGGAGTGCCAGATGAAGTGATTGCAAATCTCAAGAACGACTTGGTTGAGTTTTTCAGTCAGCCACTGGATGCCAAGAAGGAATACTCACAGCTGCCCAATAACCTTGAAGGTTATGGACAGGCCTTCGTTGTGTCCGACAACCAGAAACTAGACTGGGCAGACATGCTATACCTTCAAGTCTGTCCTACCGATTCAAGGGACTTGAGATTCTGGCCCAATTACCCTGCCTCTTTCAG GCATTCCATTGATGCATACTCATCAGAGACAGAAAATATTGGACTCTGTCTGCTGCAATTCATGGCCAAGGCCGTTGGTGTTGAGCCGAAGTCGTTGTTAAGTGTATTTGAAGGGCAAGCTAGGGGTTTGAGGATGAACTACTATCCACCGTGCTTGAAAGCTGACAAGGTGTTGGGTTTGTCACCGCACACTGATCCAGGTGGCTTGACACTGCTTCTCCAGGTGAATGATGTACAGGGCCTGCAGATCAACAAGGATGGCAAATGGTTCTCCGTGAATGCTCTGAATGGTGCACTCATCGTTAACATTGGCGACACACTTGAG ATCCTGAGTAATGGAAAGTTCAGAAGTGTTGAGCACAGGGCCGTGGTACATCCAAGCAGAGAGAGGATTTCAGCGGCACTGTTCTACTATCCGTGCCAGGATCTGGTGATCAGCCCTCTGCCGGACTTTGTGAAAGATGGTAAAGTGAAATACAAAACAATAAGCTACCAGGATTTGCTGACAGAGTACTTCACAGCAGAGCTTGATGGAAGGAACCGGCTAGAGAAAATGAAGCTGGAACCGTAG
- the LOC127752505 gene encoding 2-oxoglutarate-dependent dioxygenase 11-like isoform X6 — protein MAEARTIGSISVPNVQELAGTCNGTDEQIPERYIRPEVSSDEVIKNNHGDMSIPIIDLDKLISPQSSQEECVKLISACQYWGFFQLINHGVPDEVIENLKNDLVEFFSQPLDAKKEYSQLPNSLEGYGQAFVVSDNQKLDWADMLYLQICPTESRDLRFWPNYPASFRHSIDAYSSATEHIGLSLMQFMAKAVGVEPKSLSSVFEGQARGLRMNYYPPCLKADKVLGLSPHTDLDGLTLLLQVNDVQGLQINKDGKWFSVNALNDALIVNIGDTLEILSNGKFRSVEHRAVVHPSRERISAALFYYPCQDLAISPLPDFVKDGKVKYKTISYQDLLTEYFTAELDGRNRLEKLKLEP, from the exons ATGGCAGAAGCAAGAACCATTGGTTCTATCTCGGTGCCTAATGTGCAAGAGCTTGCAGGAACTTGCAATGGCACAGATGAGCAGATACCTGAAAGATACATCAGGCCAGAAGTTAGTTCCGACGAGGTCATCAAGAACAACCACGGTGATATGTCGATTCCGATCATCGATCTCGACAAGTTGATTTCTCCTCAATCATCACAAGAGGAGTGTGTCAAGCTGATATCTGCCTGCCAGTATTGGGGGTTCTTTCAG CTCATCAACCATGGAGTGCCAGATGAAGTGATTGAAAATCTCAAGAACGACTTGGTTGAGTTCTTCAGTCAGCCACTGGATGCCAAGAAGGAATACTCACAGCTGCCCAATAGCCTTGAAGGCTATGGACAGGCCTTCGTTGTGTCCGACAACCAGAAACTAGACTGGGCAGACATGCTATACCTTCAAATCTGTCCTACCGAATCAAGGGACTTGAGATTCTGGCCCAATTACCCTGCATCTTTCAG GCATTCCATTGATGCATACTCATCAGCGACAGAACATATTGGACTCAGCTTGATGCAATTCATGGCCAAGGCCGTTGGTGTTGAGCCGAAGTCGTTGTCAAGTGTATTTGAAGGGCAAGCTAGGGGTTTGAGGATGAACTACTATCCACCGTGCTTGAAAGCCGACAAGGTGCTGGGTTTGTCACCGCACACTGATCTGGATGGCTTGACACTGCTTCTCCAGGTGAATGATGTGCAGGGCCTGCAGATCAACAAGGATGGCAAATGGTTCTCCGTGAATGCCCTGAATGATGCACTTATCGTTAACATTGGCGACACACTTGAG ATCCTGAGTAATGGAAAGTTCAGAAGCGTTGAGCACAGGGCCGTGGTACATCCAAGCAGAGAGAGGATTTCAGCGGCACTGTTCTACTATCCGTGCCAGGATCTGGCGATCAGCCCTCTGCCGGACTTTGTGAAAGATGGTAAAGTGAAATACAAAACAATAAGCTACCAGGATTTACTGACAGAGTACTTCACAGCAGAGCTTGATGGAAGGAACCGGCTAGAGAAATTGAAGCTGGAACCATAG